One region of Pseudomonas alvandae genomic DNA includes:
- a CDS encoding DUF3203 family protein, whose protein sequence is MTVRIDDNRTCHFDTPNGSEQRPASELTIITDPDKAMSAVELNGGRVYLTEAEVDALTVAGAVDGRQNLKATDGGSVI, encoded by the coding sequence ATGACTGTACGTATCGACGACAACCGGACCTGTCATTTCGACACGCCCAACGGTTCGGAACAGCGCCCGGCCAGCGAGCTGACCATCATCACCGACCCGGACAAGGCCATGTCGGCCGTGGAGCTCAATGGCGGGCGGGTTTATCTGACTGAAGCGGAGGTCGATGCCCTGACCGTGGCTGGGGCGGTTGATGGGCGGCAGAATCTTAAGGCTACGGATGGGGGGTCGGTTATCTGA
- the treS gene encoding maltose alpha-D-glucosyltransferase, with amino-acid sequence MAKKPRSATFIKDPLWYKDAVIYQVHVKSYFDSNNDGIGDFPGLIEKLDYIADLGVNTIWLLPFYPSPRRDDGYDIAEYRGVSPDYGTMADARRFIAEAHKRNLRVITELVINHTSDQHPWFQRARKAKKGSSARDFYVWSDDDHKYDGTRIIFLDTEKSNWTWDPVAGQYFWHRFYSHQPDLNFDNPQVIKAVLSVMRYWLDMGIDGLRLDAIPYLIERDGTNNENLPETHDVLKLIRAEIDANYPDRMLLAEANQWPEDTQLYFGDVDAQGLNGDECHMAFHFPLMPRMYMALAQEDRFPITDILRQTPEIPANCQWAIFLRNHDELTLEMVTDKERDYLWNYYAADRRARINLGIRRRLAPLMERDRRRVELLNSLLLSMPGTPTLYYGDEIGMGDNIYLGDRDGVRTPMQWSIDRNGGFSRADPASLVLPPIMDPLYGYLSVNVETQSGDPHSLLNWTRRMLAVRKQSKAFGRGTLKMLSPSNRRILAYTREYTGPDGKHEIILCVANVSRSAQAAELDLSAYAGMVPVEMLGGNAFPPIGQLNFLLTLAPYGFYWFALAAENQMPSWHVEPAQSLPDFTTLVLKKRLEELLEAPSRTTLEQGILPNWLQNRRWFAGKDSAIEKVDIVYGVRFGDPQHPVLLSEIDVTSAGQTLRYQLPFGLLAEDQVGAALPQQLALSRVRRGRQVGLITDAFTLENFIRAVLQGIQANTVLPCADGELRFEPTEGLAALNLGAEPEVRYLSAEQSNSSVVVGGSLVLKLIRKVASGVHPELEMSAYLTAAGFSNISPLLGSVIRRDAQGEDALLMIAQGYLSNQGDAWEWTQNNLERALRDELADAMSEQEQHYNALGELKDFAGMLGQRLGEMHQVLAQPTDNPDFAPQLTSAKEAQAIGKDVAAQVENALRLLKQNQDQLNPADQAMVARLLEHRKTVLAHVQELAGKAVGGLRIRVHGDLHLGQVLVIKGDAYLIDFEGEPARPLHERRGKHSPYKDVSGVLRSFDYAAAMAVQLHTVDSTADADAARKRVADRYLMEARQAFVQAYRLAAASLAHEWKDAEGEDAALALFGLEKAAYEVAYEAENRPAWLPVPLHGLYGLLSGLQPFSDLAGPI; translated from the coding sequence ATGGCCAAGAAACCCCGGTCTGCCACGTTCATCAAGGACCCGCTCTGGTACAAGGACGCGGTGATCTATCAAGTCCACGTAAAATCCTATTTCGATTCGAACAACGACGGAATCGGCGATTTCCCTGGCCTGATCGAGAAGCTCGACTACATCGCCGACCTGGGCGTCAACACCATCTGGCTGCTGCCGTTCTATCCTTCACCGCGGCGCGATGATGGCTACGACATCGCCGAATACCGGGGCGTCAGCCCCGACTACGGCACCATGGCCGACGCGCGGCGTTTCATCGCCGAAGCCCACAAGCGCAACCTGCGGGTGATCACTGAGCTGGTTATCAACCACACCTCCGACCAGCACCCCTGGTTCCAACGGGCGCGCAAGGCGAAGAAAGGCTCCAGCGCGCGGGACTTCTACGTCTGGTCTGATGACGACCACAAATACGACGGCACGCGGATCATTTTTCTCGACACTGAAAAGTCCAACTGGACCTGGGACCCAGTGGCCGGCCAGTACTTCTGGCACCGTTTCTATTCCCACCAGCCGGACCTTAATTTTGACAATCCGCAGGTGATCAAGGCCGTGCTCTCGGTGATGCGCTACTGGCTCGACATGGGCATCGATGGCCTGCGCCTGGATGCGATCCCGTACTTGATCGAGCGCGACGGCACCAACAACGAGAACCTGCCCGAGACCCACGACGTCCTCAAGCTGATCCGCGCCGAGATCGACGCCAATTACCCCGACCGCATGCTGCTGGCCGAGGCCAACCAGTGGCCGGAGGATACCCAGCTCTATTTTGGCGACGTCGATGCGCAGGGCCTCAATGGCGACGAGTGCCACATGGCGTTCCACTTCCCGTTGATGCCGCGCATGTACATGGCGCTGGCCCAGGAAGACCGTTTTCCCATCACCGATATCCTGCGCCAGACCCCGGAGATCCCGGCCAATTGCCAATGGGCGATTTTCCTGCGCAACCACGATGAGTTGACCCTGGAGATGGTCACCGACAAAGAGCGCGACTACCTGTGGAATTACTACGCCGCCGACCGTCGGGCGCGGATCAACCTCGGCATTCGTCGACGCCTGGCGCCGCTGATGGAGCGCGACCGCCGCCGTGTGGAGTTGCTCAACAGCCTGTTGCTGTCGATGCCCGGCACACCGACCTTGTATTACGGCGATGAGATCGGCATGGGCGACAACATCTATCTGGGCGATCGCGATGGCGTGCGCACGCCGATGCAGTGGTCCATCGACCGCAACGGCGGGTTCTCCCGCGCCGACCCGGCCAGCCTGGTGTTGCCACCGATCATGGACCCGCTGTACGGCTACCTGTCGGTCAACGTCGAGACCCAATCCGGCGATCCTCATTCGCTGCTCAACTGGACCCGCCGCATGCTCGCCGTGCGCAAGCAATCCAAGGCTTTTGGCCGGGGCACGTTGAAGATGCTGTCGCCGAGCAACCGGCGGATCCTGGCCTACACCCGCGAATACACCGGCCCGGACGGCAAGCATGAAATCATCCTGTGCGTGGCCAACGTGTCGCGCAGTGCCCAGGCTGCCGAGCTGGACTTGTCGGCCTACGCCGGCATGGTCCCGGTGGAAATGCTTGGCGGCAATGCGTTCCCGCCCATCGGCCAGTTGAATTTCCTCCTGACGCTGGCGCCGTACGGTTTCTACTGGTTCGCCCTGGCGGCGGAAAACCAGATGCCGAGCTGGCATGTGGAGCCGGCGCAGAGCCTGCCGGATTTCACCACGCTGGTCTTGAAAAAGCGCTTGGAAGAACTCCTCGAGGCGCCATCGCGCACCACATTGGAACAGGGCATCCTGCCGAACTGGCTGCAGAACCGCCGCTGGTTTGCCGGCAAGGACAGCGCCATCGAGAAAGTCGACATCGTCTACGGCGTGCGCTTCGGCGATCCGCAACACCCCGTGCTGCTGAGCGAAATCGACGTCACCAGCGCTGGCCAGACCCTGCGTTATCAACTGCCGTTCGGTCTGCTCGCCGAGGATCAGGTCGGCGCCGCGCTGCCCCAGCAATTGGCCTTGTCGCGGGTCCGCCGGGGTCGCCAGGTCGGCTTGATCACCGATGCGTTCACCCTGGAAAACTTCATTCGGGCCGTGCTCCAAGGCATCCAGGCCAACACGGTGCTGCCGTGCGCCGATGGCGAGTTGCGCTTCGAGCCCACCGAGGGCCTGGCGGCGCTGAACCTGGGGGCCGAGCCCGAGGTGCGCTACCTGTCCGCCGAGCAGTCCAACAGTTCGGTGGTGGTGGGCGGCAGCCTGGTGCTCAAGTTGATCCGCAAGGTTGCGTCCGGCGTGCACCCGGAACTGGAGATGAGCGCGTATCTGACCGCGGCAGGCTTCAGCAATATCTCGCCGCTGCTGGGTTCGGTGATCCGCCGCGACGCCCAGGGCGAAGATGCCTTGCTGATGATCGCCCAAGGTTACCTGAGCAATCAGGGCGACGCCTGGGAGTGGACCCAGAACAACCTCGAACGGGCCTTGCGCGACGAGCTGGCGGACGCCATGTCCGAGCAGGAGCAGCACTACAACGCCCTGGGCGAACTGAAGGATTTTGCCGGCATGCTCGGCCAGCGCCTCGGGGAAATGCACCAAGTGCTTGCCCAGCCCACCGACAATCCGGACTTCGCGCCGCAGCTCACCAGTGCCAAGGAAGCCCAGGCCATCGGCAAGGATGTCGCCGCCCAGGTGGAAAATGCCCTGCGCCTGCTCAAGCAGAACCAGGACCAATTGAACCCTGCGGACCAGGCGATGGTCGCACGCTTGTTGGAACACAGGAAAACCGTGCTGGCCCACGTCCAGGAACTGGCCGGCAAGGCAGTGGGTGGCTTGCGTATCCGGGTTCATGGTGACTTGCACTTGGGGCAGGTGTTGGTGATCAAGGGCGACGCCTACCTGATCGATTTTGAAGGCGAGCCCGCGCGGCCGCTGCATGAGCGACGTGGCAAGCACAGCCCGTACAAGGACGTCAGCGGTGTGCTGCGCTCCTTCGACTACGCGGCGGCGATGGCCGTCCAGTTGCACACCGTCGACAGCACGGCGGATGCCGATGCGGCGCGCAAACGGGTCGCCGACCGCTATCTGATGGAGGCGCGCCAGGCATTTGTCCAGGCGTATCGGCTGGCGGCAGCTAGTCTTGCCCATGAGTGGAAGGATGCTGAAGGCGAAGACGCCGCGCTGGCGTTGTTCGGCCTGGAGAAGGCGGCCTATGAAGTGGCTTATGAAGCCGAGAATCGCCCTGCCTGGCTGCCCGTGCCGTTGCACGGGCTGTACGGGCTATTGAGTGGGCTGCAACCCTTTTCCGATTTAGCCGGACCGATTTAG
- a CDS encoding alpha-1,4-glucan--maltose-1-phosphate maltosyltransferase, producing the protein MTAEHPTDLEYNPHLPLSQALLLPRIAIENTMPVIDGGQFAAKALAGRDVTVTSKVFADGHDKLAVRIRWRALEDDIWNSEVMTELGNNGWRGQFTVPAVGRYVFCIEAWFDQFASFRYELEKKYAAGVPISLELQEGRNHVQQAAERSDGELSEQLTALHHELSSLLPQEQVTLFLAPRSADLMSLADHRPYLSISPEYPLDVERERAEFASWYELFPRSITDDPKRHGTFNDVHSRLSVIQDMGFDVLYFPPIHPIGRSFRKGPNNSLTAGPDDPGSPYAIGSEEGGHEAIHPQLGTREDFRRLVAAAADHGLEIALDFAIQCSQDHPWLKQHPGWFSWRPDGTIKYAENPPKKYQDIVNVDFYAADAIPSLWMELRDIVVGWVNEGVKIFRVDNPHTKPLPFWQWLIADVRAQHPDVIFLAEAFTTPAMMARLGKVGYSQSYTYFTWRNTKAELATYFTELNESPWRECYRPNFFVNTPDINPAFLHASGRAGFLIRAALATMGSGLWGMYSGFELCESAPVPGKEEYLDSEKYEIRPRDFTAPGNIIAEIAQLNRIRRQNPALHTHLGLKIYNAWNDNILYFGKRTPDGSNFILVAVSLDPHNVQEANFELPLWEMGLPDDAQTQGEDLMNGHRWTWYGKYQFMRIDPAYQPFGIWRISVA; encoded by the coding sequence ATGACTGCCGAACACCCGACCGACTTGGAATACAACCCGCATCTGCCGTTGTCCCAGGCTTTGTTGTTGCCGCGTATTGCGATTGAAAACACCATGCCGGTGATCGACGGTGGGCAGTTCGCCGCAAAGGCCCTGGCCGGGCGGGACGTGACGGTGACCAGCAAAGTGTTCGCCGATGGCCACGACAAGTTGGCCGTGCGAATCCGCTGGCGTGCGCTGGAAGACGACATCTGGAACAGCGAGGTCATGACCGAGCTGGGCAACAACGGCTGGCGCGGCCAGTTCACTGTGCCGGCCGTGGGACGCTATGTGTTCTGCATCGAGGCGTGGTTCGACCAGTTCGCCAGCTTCCGCTATGAGCTGGAAAAGAAATACGCTGCCGGGGTGCCCATCAGCCTGGAACTGCAGGAAGGCCGCAATCATGTGCAACAGGCCGCTGAGCGCAGCGACGGCGAATTGAGCGAACAGCTGACCGCGTTGCACCATGAGCTTTCAAGCCTGCTGCCGCAGGAACAGGTGACCTTGTTCCTCGCGCCGCGCAGCGCCGACCTGATGTCCCTGGCCGATCATCGGCCCTACCTGAGCATCAGCCCGGAATATCCGTTGGACGTGGAGCGCGAACGGGCCGAGTTCGCCAGTTGGTACGAGCTGTTTCCCCGTTCGATCACCGATGATCCCAAGCGCCATGGCACCTTCAACGACGTGCACTCGCGTTTGTCGGTGATCCAGGACATGGGCTTCGACGTGCTGTATTTCCCGCCGATCCATCCGATCGGCCGCAGTTTCCGCAAAGGTCCGAACAATTCCCTGACCGCCGGTCCGGACGATCCGGGCAGCCCTTATGCCATTGGTAGCGAGGAGGGCGGACACGAGGCGATCCATCCACAGTTGGGCACTCGCGAAGATTTTCGTCGCCTGGTAGCTGCAGCCGCCGACCACGGCCTGGAGATCGCCCTCGACTTCGCCATCCAGTGTTCCCAGGACCACCCTTGGCTCAAGCAGCATCCGGGCTGGTTTAGCTGGCGGCCGGACGGCACGATCAAATACGCGGAGAACCCGCCGAAAAAATACCAGGACATCGTCAACGTCGATTTCTACGCCGCCGATGCCATCCCCAGTCTGTGGATGGAGCTGCGGGACATCGTCGTCGGTTGGGTCAACGAAGGGGTGAAGATATTCCGTGTCGATAATCCTCACACCAAGCCGTTGCCGTTCTGGCAGTGGCTGATCGCCGACGTTCGCGCGCAACACCCGGACGTCATCTTCCTCGCGGAGGCGTTCACCACGCCGGCGATGATGGCGCGGCTGGGCAAGGTCGGTTATTCCCAGAGCTACACCTATTTCACCTGGCGCAACACCAAGGCCGAGCTGGCGACGTACTTCACCGAGCTCAACGAATCGCCCTGGCGTGAATGCTATCGGCCGAATTTCTTCGTCAATACGCCGGACATCAACCCGGCGTTCCTCCATGCGTCGGGGCGCGCGGGTTTCCTGATCCGTGCGGCGCTCGCGACCATGGGCTCGGGGCTGTGGGGCATGTATTCCGGTTTTGAACTATGCGAATCGGCGCCGGTGCCGGGCAAGGAGGAGTACCTCGATTCGGAGAAATACGAAATCCGCCCGCGGGATTTCACCGCGCCGGGCAACATCATCGCCGAGATCGCCCAGCTCAATCGCATCCGTCGGCAGAACCCGGCGCTGCATACGCACCTGGGCCTGAAGATCTACAACGCCTGGAACGACAACATCCTGTATTTCGGCAAGCGCACGCCGGACGGCAGCAACTTCATCCTGGTGGCCGTGAGCCTCGATCCGCATAACGTCCAGGAAGCCAATTTCGAATTGCCGCTGTGGGAGATGGGCCTGCCGGACGATGCCCAGACCCAGGGCGAGGATTTGATGAACGGTCACCGCTGGACCTGGTATGGCAAGTACCAGTTCATGCGCATCGACCCGGCGTACCAGCCGTTCGGGATCTGGCGGATCAGCGTCGCGTAA
- a CDS encoding MgtC/SapB family protein, whose product MESWWDEVWVTLQAEFADITDAQQMTRVTVRLVMAALLGGILGFEREHKGKAAGVRTHMLVALGAALFVLVPQMSGSQADAMSRVIQGVVAGIGFLGAGTILKNTDGDMSHVKGLTTAAGLWMTAAIGVAAGLGREATAVLSTVLALAIFSVMPVIVRALERDEKR is encoded by the coding sequence ATGGAATCGTGGTGGGATGAAGTCTGGGTAACCCTGCAAGCGGAGTTCGCCGACATCACCGATGCCCAGCAAATGACCCGGGTGACGGTGCGCCTGGTGATGGCTGCACTGTTGGGGGGCATCCTGGGGTTCGAGCGTGAGCACAAGGGCAAGGCCGCCGGTGTGCGCACCCATATGCTGGTGGCGCTGGGCGCCGCGCTGTTCGTGCTGGTGCCGCAGATGTCCGGGTCCCAGGCTGACGCCATGAGCCGGGTGATACAGGGCGTGGTGGCCGGGATCGGTTTCCTTGGCGCCGGCACCATCTTGAAAAATACCGATGGCGATATGAGCCATGTGAAGGGACTGACCACCGCCGCCGGCCTGTGGATGACCGCCGCCATCGGCGTCGCCGCCGGGCTCGGTCGGGAGGCGACGGCGGTGCTCAGTACGGTGCTGGCGCTGGCGATTTTCAGTGTGATGCCGGTGATTGTCCGGGCGTTGGAGAGGGATGAGAAGCGGTAG